The genomic stretch GGGCCAGGTCCAAGGGTCGTCTAGAGGTCTGACGGAGACTTCCGGCAAGCGAAAAAAGCCATTGTGTGCTTAGTCGTAAAATATGGGAAACTATGGCTTCTGGGTCAGTTGGGCACGGTAGTTCTTGCTGATGGCTGATGCCCAATGGGTGATCTTCCTAGAAAATTGGACTGCTGTGAGTTATGTGCTGGCAAAGCGAGCCTGAAAATTAAGTTTCAACTAAGGAGACGAGGATGCAGATGAAGCATTGCCCAATGGGCAGGGAACAGCATGTAACGGGCAACTGTAACCCCCAACAGAACTGAACCGAAACGAACCGCAGAGACCGATGCGAACTAATGACCATGTCAtgatatgtaaatattttgcaaaGCCATAAGCAATCCCACACTCTTGAGCATAAATAAGGGGCACCAGGCCCCGGTCTTTGGGTGAAATTTACATGCAATGGAGCCTGGATTTACTTTTTTGCCATGGGccatcatatcatatcatatctcCCATCCTACACAACCTACACACAGTCGAAGTCTCTTGCCTCTTGCTCCCTCTccttttttcctttatttatttgtgtttctCTGGGTTTTAATAAGATTTTCttgtaattgtaatttgttttcttttggggaACCTGAACCGGCGTCGGCTCTTCCTGTACGGTTCCGAAAACAAACTGGGAAGGAGAGTAAGAGGAAGAGGGTACCGTTTACCCCCTGGCACATGTCTTGTCGCTTGTCGAACTCTGGGCTTTGTCGGTCCCATCAATGTTCCTCTCTGGTAACATGGAGGGGTAACCTTTTCTCTTTTCACAGATCTTTCTCTCCGCTGGTCAAGCACGGCCTTTTGTGTAGCCCTGTTTCCACTAAACATCATTAATAAATTTGCCTTTGTATGGTGTTTACCTTGCCGTGTCCCTCCATTAACATTAACagtcttttgttgctgtttgttccTGACTGTCagtattaataataataaacaatatGTGGGTACCCATCCACACACAACACAGCACAACACATCCTCTGCCCGATCCACCATTAACCAACCgaatctctgtctctgtctcttttctgtttctgtttcttttctctcttgcAGAGGCGTTCAGTGTCACGATACCGTGAACGGAGCCCAGTGTGACTCCTGTCCGGTTGGCTACGAAGGTGATGGACGCACATGTTCTCTACGTAATCCTTGCCTGGACACACCATGCCCCTCAGGTAAGTCCCAGCACCCAGCCCGAGCCCAACCcaatcgaatggaatggaaagggAAATGGGCTCTTTTCCTCTCTACTGTTTTTTCTCTCCCCACCACACCGCCCGATCGGTGCTGAAGTGGAGTTTTGTTTGTGGCTAGAACTGTTTGGacattttgttgattttatgGCTAATTTGAGTTTGTCGTGCCACTATTCCGGATCGTGTTCTTGTGTGGGTTGATATAGGATCGTATAACTGGGAACTAAAAAAGTCTCGGGGTCTAATTTGATTAGAAGTTTTTGGTACTCAAGAAATTGAATGTGAAAATGCATCAATCAATCGAGTTTGTTCTGGCCAGAAATAGAGGCAACAACTAGGGAAAATTGGGGTTAggatattttttattaacaACTTTAACAATTAAcactttatttttgttgctagatcatagaaatttaaaaatacagaaaGTCCAAGaatttttatagtatttaCGTCtgaattttctatttaaaaaatatttaaaattgtttaaaattaaaatgaaatacattGCCAGTTTTCCGCAATAAAATGCTTAAATAATCCAAAGAAATTTAAGTCTTAAAGGGTTTCAAAATATCCGCCTTTAAACCCAAATTCGCTGAACTTTCAGTCCATAATTTTCCATCTGTTGATATACCCCTTGAACCCGACTGTAGCGCACTCAATTCACACGACTATTTGATTTATTAAGAGCCCCACTTCGCCTGAACGAACCCTGGGTCCGAGGAGACCGAGGACTCGCTCTGAACCCTTTTGATTGAATTAAAGACGAAAACCTTCGACAAATTATATGGTATGAAGGGGTAATTTCTGGCTTCCCGCGAATGTGTGAAACGAGGCAGCTAATTAGAGCTCAGTCCGAGACAGAGAGTCATCGGCGTGCTGGAATGttgtgggggaggggggcctTATATGTCAGGTTTTGCTTTGCTAATTGATTTTGGGCGGTAAATGTTCAAAGTACATTCTTTTGGCATTCGGCAGTAGGTGGAATATATTATTACATATGCGATTAACTAATAAACAATTCTCATTTGTATTAGGCAACATTCACTatcagaggcagagccagtaCACGGCCCGCAAATACTCGGTCATAACGAACTAATCCacagagcgggagagcagcgtTTCGACTAAGATATAcgagatatacatacaaatatgattacaagcaaaaacagaacaaagTGTGCACATAATGAATTACTACCTACCATAAAATAGTCATAAGTTGTAAGCTCTATTGATTGGCAAAACGGAGGAATTTTCAAGTATTAGCAAGCCCCTAAATcttcaaaataaacaaaaaaaaaacaaaaaaacaatgatGCAAAAATATACCATGTACCGCTCCCTGTcccatccaccccatccaccccCTCTTGATAGAATGCCCAGAAAGTGGAGTCTATAAACGTGTAACGAGATCTGTTTAGCCCCTTCTACCGGCCCCGCCCTACTACTGTAATAAAATACGAATAGAATCtaatgaacaaacaaaaaatgtatgctGTAATGTTTTggtatttaataaataaactcAATCATTGGCTAtataatgtacatatgtatctttgaaaCATCATCTTCCACCACATTCCCACATCTCAATGAATCGCATCATGTTTATACACTATCATTTTCTGGTCATGCTATGTGGACTTTTCGCAGAGGGTAAGTGAGAGTTGCAAGTGGAAATGGAGTTGCACTTTTAGAGGACTATCATACATGTATGGGCAAAGACAATGAAAAAATCGTGTTTTTTTATAGATTCCTGATGCCCTAACCTTAGTTTAAAACTCACTCTTCATCCAGATAACAAATACTTTCCATCACATCTTCAATCTTTAAACTATCTCagctctcatctcatctcatttctctccctctctctctctctcttgatcGACTCAGGTGCCCAGTGCCTGCGTCTGGGCTTTCCGCCCTACTTCCAATGCATCTCCTGTCCGAAGGGTCACCAGATAAACGGCACCAGCTGCCGAGATGTGGACGAGTGCGCCATCTATCAGCCCTGCGATGAACTGACTGTCTGCACCAATCTCAATCCGGGCTTCAAGTGTGCGCCCTGTCCGTCCGGCTTTGATGGCATCCATGCTCATGGCTATTTCGCGGACCATCTATCGGTGGACTACAGGAAGCAGACCTGCCTGGACACCGACGAGTGCCAGTCGGGCTACTTTAGTTGTCCGCTTCATGCCACCTGCATCAATGAGATTGTAAGTGATGGACAGGTTTTTGGGAGTATTTTGTCATCCACATTATCCTCCTTCTCCAGGGCTCGTACAGATGCCAATGCAATGATGGTTTTGTGACCAATGGCACCTACAGCTGTCTGGACAGGTCCtcggtgtctgtctgtccggaTGGACGCATCTGTGACAGGAACGCCGTCTGCGTGTACTCCGACAGCGTGCACTATCAGTGCCGCTGCACCGTTGGCTGGGCGGGCAATGGCCTGGTCTGTGGCCAGGATCGGGATCTGGATGGCTGGCCCGACCAATCGCTGGCCTGTCCCGAGCTCCACTGCCAGCGCGACAATTGCCCGGATCTGCCCAATTCCGGACAGGAGGATGCCGATCTGGATGGCCATGGCGACGGCTGCGACGATGATGCCGACGGGGATCAGGTGCAGAACAACAAGGACAATTGTCCGCTGGCCTACAACACTGAGCAGCTGGACGCGGACGGGGATGGGGTGGGCGATGTGTGCGACAATTGTGGACACAAGTTCAATCCCCGGCAACTGGACGCCGATGGGGATGGTATGGGCAATGCCTGCGACGAGGACATAGACAACGATTCCATCCCGAACGAGGTGGACAACTGTCCGCTGCTGCGGAATCCCAATCAGTCGGATGTGGACAACGACGGGGTGGGCGATGTCTGCGACAATTGCCCCACTATACCCAATCCCATGCAGGAGGATCGCGACATGGATCTGGTGGGCGATGCCTGCGACAGTGGCATCGATGGCGACGACGATGGCATCCAGGACTCGGAGGACAACTGCCCGATGGTGAGCAACTCCGACCAGCTGGACACGGATGGCGATGGCAAGGGCGATGCCTGCGACGATGACATCGATGGCGACGGCATACCCAACTACAGGGACAACTGTCCCCTGGCCAAGAATCCCAAGCAGCTGGACTTCAATCGGAACGGCAAGGGCGACATCTgcgaggaggacgaggacgtgGATGGTATACCAAACATCATCGACAATTGCCCCAACAATTCGATGATCCATCACACGGACTTTCGATCCATACGTGCCGTGCGCCTGGATCCCGAGGGCGAGTCCCAGCTGGATCCCAATTGGGTGGTCCATGCCAATGGCACAGAGATTGTCCAGACCCTCAACTCCGATCCCGGTCTTGTCGTGGGCGACGATGCCTTCGGCGGCGTCGACTTTGAGGGCACTTTCTATGTGAACGACGACACGGACGACGACTATGCGGGCTTCATCTTCAGCTACCAGAGCAATCACAAGTTCTATGTGGTCCAGTGGAAGAAGGGCTCACAGACATACTGGGAGTCGAAGCCATTCATTGCCTCTGCGGAGCCGGGCATTCAGATCAAGCTCATTGATAGCCACACGGGCCCTGGTTCCATGATGAGAAATAGTTTGTGGCGCG from Drosophila pseudoobscura strain MV-25-SWS-2005 chromosome 4, UCI_Dpse_MV25, whole genome shotgun sequence encodes the following:
- the Tsp gene encoding cartilage oligomeric matrix protein isoform X1 — encoded protein: MNWTRVLLIGLTALALTFVEVASLSLDPVASAELEQFIRKGDVVISTRHIRPRRKLHISIEALFMIDFPMLKHKMSFFLDRKQQRVTLDISANGATESRNFEIPNINETSTIRSLALQFSKNRITLYVDCKASTHHDIDMNLAKLYTQMDDPVIKLFRERKYPLHFDADMEHSLQRANCQKGLHRRGNRRMLRNKITEREKNKKRDVRGWYEPTISREGVTDHRHQEVPTDVERGDIPILHGDCEDALARSLSDLLALVKLLREDVAHQRQEIAYLRMLLENCAGCKNPLSGDNQLRLEPTCRTANPCYRGVDCLDSAAGPRCGRCPAGLIGDGKICKPGVSCANYQCYPGVQCHDTVNGAQCDSCPVGYEGDGRTCSLRNPCLDTPCPSGAQCLRLGFPPYFQCISCPKGHQINGTSCRDVDECAIYQPCDELTVCTNLNPGFKCAPCPSGFDGIHAHGYFADHLSVDYRKQTCLDTDECQSGYFSCPLHATCINEIGSYRCQCNDGFVTNGTYSCLDRSSVSVCPDGRICDRNAVCVYSDSVHYQCRCTVGWAGNGLVCGQDRDLDGWPDQSLACPELHCQRDNCPDLPNSGQEDADLDGHGDGCDDDADGDQVQNNKDNCPLAYNTEQLDADGDGVGDVCDNCGHKFNPRQLDADGDGMGNACDEDIDNDSIPNEVDNCPLLRNPNQSDVDNDGVGDVCDNCPTIPNPMQEDRDMDLVGDACDSGIDGDDDGIQDSEDNCPMVSNSDQLDTDGDGKGDACDDDIDGDGIPNYRDNCPLAKNPKQLDFNRNGKGDICEEDEDVDGIPNIIDNCPNNSMIHHTDFRSIRAVRLDPEGESQLDPNWVVHANGTEIVQTLNSDPGLVVGDDAFGGVDFEGTFYVNDDTDDDYAGFIFSYQSNHKFYVVQWKKGSQTYWESKPFIASAEPGIQIKLIDSHTGPGSMMRNSLWRDSDTPGQARLLWKDPRNVAWKEKTSYRWSLVHRPAIGLIRLQMYEGQSLVIDSGNVYDSTLKGGRLGVFCFSQEMIIWSNLKYKCNNHVDPLIYKDLSDHLKLKVELQN